A window of the Oscillospiraceae bacterium NTUH-002-81 genome harbors these coding sequences:
- a CDS encoding small, acid-soluble spore protein, alpha/beta type yields MTQKKEKKIDLEALEPEELMKYEIAGELGLLDRVMENGWKSLTAKETGRVGGILARRRKAIRSEGEAAKTEAKETAEAKYEN; encoded by the coding sequence ATGACACAGAAAAAAGAGAAGAAGATCGATCTGGAAGCGCTGGAACCGGAGGAGCTGATGAAATATGAGATCGCCGGGGAGCTGGGGCTTCTGGACCGGGTCATGGAAAACGGCTGGAAATCGCTGACCGCCAAAGAGACCGGAAGGGTTGGCGGCATTCTGGCCAGACGGCGCAAAGCGATCCGCAGCGAGGGTGAAGCGGCGAAGACAGAAGCAAAAGAGACGGCGGAAGCAAAGTACGAAAACTGA
- a CDS encoding PD-(D/E)XK nuclease family protein has protein sequence MALQLIIGGSGAGKSYCLQQQIIRDSIAHPRERYVLLVPEQFTMQTQKDLVTRHPAHGIMNIDVQSFQRLAYHVFDEVGGSRKVLEETGKSLVIRRLAQQNREKLTLLGSKLERMGYVGEMKSVLSELTQYRVGPELLEKLQKETGDNRVLADKLHDIQVLQEAFQAYKEETYITSEEILEACSHVIGKSRMVADSVVALDGFTGFTPVQYLLLERLMCCAREVIVTVTLPAQEYPFTALHAEELFAMSKQTIWELTRIAREQGIAIKEPLLLGREGMPRFVGADHPLAFLEAHLLRYDGAVYPGEQQAVRLIRAEEPRQEVRFVAGEIWRLIREEGYRFRDIAVITGDMEGYAGYIEQQFADSRIACFIDHKRDILANPFVEFLRAALEMLEENFSYPSVFRYLRSGLTGIPENIIDRMDNYCRALGIRGYRRYEETWEALYQGEDPAELEDINAAREQLLSQVRELKETYSGAGKTVRQRTEGLCRWCARLHIQQQLKDRELSFQARGELALAREYAQVYRIVMELFDKLVELLGDEVIALKDYAKILDAGLEEARVGIIPPGADQVTVGDIERTRLKDIKALFFVGVNEGIIPTNGARSGILSELDRESLGRHHLHLAPSRKENAYIQQFYLYLNVSRPSERLYVSFSGRNRKGEVLRPSYLVGMLRSLYPGCVPVSAPLTPASRRQGLELLARQLGMAEETENLPVLEGLLAYFQEEPVSAGKLARVLQAAKGQQRRTALDRAAVRAVYGETLVGSVTRLEKYASCAYAHFLSYGLRLKERQEYTFAAMDLGNVLHKALELYTGELEKSSYTWFDIPTEEQAALMDRCISQVAEEYGNTILRSTARNTYMIDRMKQMGRRTVWAITEQIRCGRFAPRGFEISFSAAEHLDAVTFTLGTGTKMRLTGRIDRTDVYEDDGHMYVKVMDYKTGRKTFDVGEVYHGLSLQLAVYMNAALEMEQRTHAGKEIVPAAMLYYQIKDPIIDAEDDISPEQLEEERRKALCTKGLVNRDPDIIHLLDGRIGASSWAIPAGVTKTGALSARSSAADTAQMEQLFARVRTQMTRFGTEIMEGSMEARPVKKGEQTACDFCPYGGICGFDPKLPDEQFRRIPSLGAADVWEKLAQTSETGEQKTDILSRKGDA, from the coding sequence ATGGCATTACAGCTGATCATCGGCGGTTCCGGTGCGGGAAAATCTTACTGTCTGCAGCAGCAGATCATCCGGGATTCCATTGCCCATCCCCGGGAGCGGTATGTGCTGCTCGTGCCGGAACAGTTTACCATGCAGACCCAGAAGGATCTGGTGACGCGCCACCCGGCGCACGGCATTATGAATATCGATGTGCAGAGCTTTCAGCGCCTGGCCTATCATGTGTTTGATGAAGTGGGCGGCAGCAGAAAGGTGCTGGAGGAGACGGGCAAAAGCCTGGTGATCCGGCGTCTGGCCCAGCAGAACCGGGAGAAGCTGACTCTGCTGGGGAGCAAGCTGGAGCGGATGGGCTATGTGGGAGAGATGAAGTCTGTCCTGTCAGAGCTGACCCAGTACCGGGTGGGGCCGGAGCTTCTGGAAAAGCTGCAAAAGGAGACCGGGGACAACCGGGTGCTGGCGGACAAGCTGCATGATATTCAGGTGCTGCAGGAGGCTTTCCAGGCTTATAAGGAAGAGACGTATATCACTTCCGAGGAAATCCTGGAGGCCTGCAGCCATGTCATCGGGAAATCCCGGATGGTGGCAGACAGTGTGGTGGCGCTGGACGGTTTTACCGGATTTACGCCGGTGCAGTATCTGCTGCTGGAGCGGCTGATGTGCTGTGCCCGGGAGGTGATCGTGACCGTGACCCTTCCGGCACAGGAGTATCCGTTTACCGCTCTGCACGCGGAGGAGCTGTTTGCCATGAGCAAGCAGACCATCTGGGAGCTGACTAGAATTGCCCGGGAGCAGGGGATTGCGATAAAGGAGCCACTGCTTTTAGGCAGGGAGGGAATGCCCCGGTTTGTAGGGGCGGACCATCCGCTGGCATTTCTGGAAGCGCATCTGCTGCGGTATGACGGGGCGGTTTACCCGGGAGAGCAGCAGGCAGTGCGTCTCATCCGGGCGGAGGAGCCCCGGCAGGAAGTACGGTTTGTGGCCGGGGAGATCTGGCGCCTCATCCGGGAGGAGGGGTACCGGTTCCGGGATATCGCCGTCATCACCGGAGATATGGAAGGGTATGCCGGGTATATCGAGCAGCAGTTTGCGGATAGCCGGATCGCCTGCTTCATCGATCATAAACGGGACATTCTGGCTAATCCCTTTGTGGAATTTCTGCGGGCGGCGCTCGAGATGCTGGAGGAAAATTTTTCTTATCCCAGTGTTTTTCGGTATCTTCGTTCCGGCCTTACCGGCATTCCGGAGAACATCATCGACCGGATGGACAATTACTGCCGGGCGCTGGGCATCCGGGGGTATCGTCGGTATGAGGAAACCTGGGAAGCTCTTTATCAGGGGGAGGATCCCGCAGAGCTGGAGGACATCAATGCAGCCAGAGAACAGCTGCTTTCTCAGGTGCGGGAGCTGAAAGAGACGTACAGCGGCGCCGGAAAAACGGTGCGGCAGCGGACGGAAGGGCTGTGCCGCTGGTGTGCCCGTCTGCATATCCAGCAGCAGCTGAAAGACCGGGAACTGTCCTTTCAGGCCAGGGGCGAGCTGGCGTTGGCCCGGGAATATGCCCAGGTGTACCGGATCGTGATGGAACTGTTTGATAAACTGGTGGAGCTTTTGGGGGATGAGGTCATTGCCCTGAAGGATTACGCCAAAATCCTGGATGCCGGTCTGGAGGAGGCCCGGGTGGGGATCATCCCGCCGGGGGCAGATCAGGTAACCGTGGGAGATATCGAGCGCACCCGCCTGAAGGATATCAAAGCGCTGTTTTTCGTGGGTGTCAATGAGGGCATCATTCCGACCAATGGCGCCCGTTCCGGCATTTTGTCAGAGCTTGACCGGGAAAGCCTGGGCAGACATCATCTGCATCTGGCGCCAAGCCGGAAGGAAAATGCCTATATCCAGCAGTTCTATCTGTATCTGAACGTAAGCCGTCCCTCCGAGCGGCTGTATGTGAGCTTCAGCGGCAGGAACCGGAAAGGGGAGGTGCTCCGTCCCTCCTATCTGGTGGGTATGCTGCGAAGTCTTTATCCGGGCTGTGTGCCGGTATCAGCGCCGCTGACGCCTGCTTCCCGCAGGCAGGGGCTGGAGCTGCTGGCCAGACAGCTGGGGATGGCAGAAGAGACGGAAAATCTGCCGGTGCTGGAAGGACTTCTGGCTTATTTTCAGGAGGAACCGGTGTCTGCAGGGAAGCTTGCCCGGGTGCTGCAGGCGGCGAAAGGACAGCAGCGGCGGACGGCACTTGACCGGGCTGCCGTCCGGGCGGTGTACGGGGAAACACTGGTGGGAAGTGTGACGAGGCTGGAAAAATATGCATCCTGCGCGTATGCCCACTTCCTTTCCTATGGCCTGCGCTTAAAGGAGCGGCAGGAGTATACCTTTGCGGCCATGGATCTGGGAAATGTGCTGCACAAAGCGCTGGAGCTGTATACCGGGGAACTGGAAAAGAGCAGCTATACCTGGTTTGACATTCCGACGGAGGAACAGGCGGCGCTGATGGATCGCTGCATCAGCCAGGTGGCGGAGGAATACGGCAACACGATCCTGCGCTCAACCGCCAGAAATACGTATATGATCGACCGGATGAAGCAGATGGGCCGCCGGACGGTGTGGGCCATCACGGAGCAGATCCGGTGCGGCAGGTTTGCCCCCAGAGGATTTGAAATTTCGTTTTCTGCGGCAGAGCATCTGGATGCGGTGACGTTTACACTGGGGACGGGAACGAAGATGAGGCTCACCGGCCGGATCGATCGGACAGATGTGTACGAGGACGACGGTCACATGTATGTGAAAGTGATGGATTATAAGACCGGGCGGAAGACCTTTGACGTGGGGGAGGTTTATCACGGCCTTTCCCTGCAGCTGGCGGTCTATATGAATGCGGCGCTGGAAATGGAGCAGCGCACCCATGCGGGAAAAGAGATCGTCCCGGCGGCCATGCTCTATTATCAGATCAAGGATCCGATCATTGACGCGGAGGATGATATTTCGCCGGAGCAGCTGGAGGAGGAGCGGAGAAAAGCGCTCTGCACGAAAGGGCTGGTCAACCGGGATCCCGATATCATCCATCTGCTGGATGGCCGGATCGGCGCCAGCTCCTGGGCGATCCCGGCGGGGGTGACCAAAACGGGGGCACTGAGCGCCCGGTCATCGGCGGCGGATACCGCCCAGATGGAGCAGCTTTTTGCCCGGGTGAGAACCCAGATGACCCGGTTCGGCACGGAGATCATGGAGGGAAGCATGGAAGCCCGCCCTGTGAAAAAGGGAGAGCAAACCGCCTGTGATTTCTGCCCTTACGGCGGCATCTGCGGGTTTGATCCCAAGCTCCCGGATGAGCAGTTCCGGCGGATCCCGTCGCTGGGAGCTGCCGATGTCTGGGAAAAGCTGGCACAGACGTCAGAAACCGGGGAACAGAAAACAGACATCCTTAGTCGGAAAGGAGATGCGTGA
- a CDS encoding PspC domain-containing protein, producing the protein MDKKLYRSRKNKMLCGVCGGLGEYLGIDPTVVRLLVVLLSLSSVGMGVIIYFVAAFIIPEE; encoded by the coding sequence ATGGATAAGAAATTATATCGTTCGAGAAAAAATAAAATGCTGTGCGGCGTGTGTGGTGGCCTGGGAGAATATCTGGGGATCGATCCCACGGTGGTGCGTCTGCTGGTGGTGCTTTTGAGCCTTTCCAGCGTGGGAATGGGTGTTATCATTTATTTTGTGGCGGCTTTCATCATTCCTGAAGAATAA
- the addA gene encoding helicase-exonuclease AddAB subunit AddA → MAVTWTEDQRRVIDTRKKNILVSAAAGSGKTAVLSQRILSLIMDPEDPADIDALLVVTFTRAAADEMRERIRQALEDAHRQHPRDRHLLRQLTLIHSSSIMTIDSFCSQVVRNYFQEVDLDPSFRVGEDGELRLLQQDVLGNVLEEAYEEGEKDFLKFADCYASGQNDKMLEQLILRLYGFSQSYPWPEQWLEQCGGIQDCPEGTGNHWLATLIAGIHKTIESYEAYAGMALRICQEPDGPWMYDPMVTSDLEALEAMKAAADYGALYEAVTGYAPQRLSAKKDPAVSEAKKEMVKSLRETWKSGIDDLKKKYFTQNEQKMQEIMQKSTWASYVLVRITLRFLHAYEEAKREKNLVDFSDLEHDAVQIFCGEDRRPTDAARAYAARYREIFIDEYQDSNLVQEILLNSISGESRGLHNLFMVGDVKQSIYSFRLARPELFIEKYNRYGAGEEGCLRIDLKQNFRSREEVLESVNFLFRQLMQPDLGAIAYDDAAALYPGAVYAPGQQQETEVLLLDDRPDAGEDGRTARELEAKICADRIRALMGQLQVTDKETGQLRPVRYSDMVILMRAMDGWADVYQDVLEEEGIPCRTVLRSGYFNAYEIQTMLNMLRIIDNPRQDIPLTAVMKSVMGGFDEQELALIRGAFPDCNFHEACQRCAEADTTGSSQKVSDADIMGNDRKASRTDGTGKNWEALCRKTAAFYAMLEHYRQMLPYTPIHQLIGVILDETGFSACVSAMPGGEVRTANLAMLADRAMVFESTSYKGLFHFIRYIDRMIRFQVDYGEADAGTERPDAVEIQSIHKSKGLEYPVVFVTGLGKRFNEMDARSMAALHMEDGIGMDAIDPVRRLRMPTLKKKAIQRRMKEEMLGEELRVLYVAMTRAKEKLILTGAVKDREKRILSWYREAGNPATTITYATRFSAGSCLDLIMPALLRNQCCEELLKEADLWPPFGHALYRADTRTRVYWVEPFSLASQSVKRELTRQDRTKRWEALLGQEAADSTLSPEARAVRDHLRELLDTPYPWEAQTHLPVKLSVSELKRQKRLLEDVEQEELYQEETVIPLIPRFLQEQEETSGALRGDAYHHLMERLDFGTVEPEARAVQQAAEQYIAAGVYTAEEYALVEPADIAKMLGSPLGRRMAAAAGQGPSVPGAALRAGNPGGIDCLIGKPARESVADDTGSRRIHRRVDAGAGNHRCLFLRGRGNRPHGL, encoded by the coding sequence ATGGCAGTAACATGGACAGAAGATCAGCGGCGGGTCATCGACACCCGCAAAAAGAATATTCTCGTATCCGCGGCAGCCGGTTCCGGCAAGACGGCGGTGCTGTCACAGCGCATTTTATCGCTGATCATGGATCCTGAGGATCCGGCAGATATCGACGCGCTTCTGGTGGTAACCTTCACCCGGGCGGCTGCCGATGAGATGCGGGAGCGTATCCGGCAGGCGCTGGAGGACGCACATCGCCAGCATCCGCGTGACCGCCATCTGCTGCGGCAGCTGACGCTCATTCACAGTTCCTCCATTATGACCATCGACAGTTTCTGCAGCCAGGTGGTGCGCAACTATTTTCAGGAGGTGGATCTGGATCCGTCGTTCCGTGTGGGAGAGGATGGAGAACTGCGGCTCCTGCAGCAGGATGTGCTGGGAAACGTGCTGGAGGAAGCTTACGAGGAAGGGGAGAAGGATTTCCTGAAATTTGCGGACTGCTACGCCTCCGGGCAGAACGATAAAATGCTGGAGCAGCTGATCCTGCGGCTGTATGGCTTTTCCCAGAGCTATCCGTGGCCGGAGCAGTGGCTGGAGCAGTGCGGTGGAATACAGGACTGCCCAGAAGGAACGGGAAACCACTGGCTTGCAACCCTGATCGCGGGCATTCACAAAACCATCGAAAGCTATGAAGCTTACGCAGGGATGGCGCTTCGCATCTGCCAGGAGCCGGATGGCCCCTGGATGTATGACCCGATGGTGACATCGGATCTGGAAGCGCTGGAAGCCATGAAAGCGGCGGCAGATTATGGGGCTCTGTATGAAGCGGTGACCGGCTATGCGCCCCAGCGGCTTTCCGCCAAAAAGGATCCGGCTGTCTCCGAGGCCAAGAAAGAGATGGTGAAATCCTTACGGGAAACATGGAAATCAGGCATTGATGATCTGAAAAAGAAATATTTTACCCAGAATGAACAAAAGATGCAGGAAATTATGCAAAAAAGTACCTGGGCATCGTATGTTCTCGTGCGGATCACTCTTCGTTTCCTGCATGCCTATGAGGAAGCCAAGCGGGAGAAGAATCTGGTGGATTTTTCTGATCTGGAGCACGATGCTGTGCAGATTTTCTGCGGGGAGGACAGGAGGCCCACCGATGCGGCCCGGGCCTATGCCGCCCGTTACCGGGAGATCTTCATTGATGAATATCAGGACAGCAACCTGGTGCAGGAGATTTTGCTGAACAGCATTTCCGGGGAAAGCAGAGGGCTGCACAACCTGTTTATGGTGGGGGATGTGAAGCAGAGTATCTACAGCTTCCGGCTGGCAAGGCCGGAGCTGTTCATTGAGAAGTATAACCGGTATGGTGCGGGGGAGGAAGGCTGCCTTCGCATTGATCTGAAGCAGAATTTCCGAAGCCGGGAGGAGGTGCTGGAAAGTGTAAACTTCCTGTTCCGGCAGCTGATGCAGCCGGATCTGGGGGCCATTGCCTATGATGACGCAGCGGCGCTCTACCCGGGAGCGGTCTATGCGCCCGGGCAGCAGCAGGAGACGGAGGTGCTGCTGCTGGATGACCGGCCGGATGCAGGGGAGGATGGCCGGACGGCGAGAGAGCTGGAAGCGAAAATCTGTGCAGACCGGATCCGGGCACTGATGGGGCAGCTGCAGGTGACGGATAAGGAGACCGGACAGTTGCGGCCTGTCCGCTATTCTGATATGGTCATTCTCATGCGTGCCATGGATGGCTGGGCGGATGTGTATCAGGATGTGCTGGAGGAAGAGGGGATCCCCTGCCGCACTGTGCTGCGCAGTGGCTATTTCAACGCCTACGAGATCCAGACCATGCTCAACATGCTGCGCATCATCGACAATCCCAGACAGGACATTCCGCTGACCGCGGTGATGAAGTCCGTCATGGGCGGTTTTGACGAACAGGAGCTGGCACTGATCCGCGGCGCATTCCCGGACTGTAACTTCCATGAGGCCTGCCAGCGCTGCGCAGAAGCTGACACGACAGGAAGCAGCCAGAAAGTATCAGACGCGGACATAATGGGAAATGATCGGAAAGCGTCGAGAACAGATGGGACGGGAAAAAACTGGGAAGCGCTCTGCCGGAAAACGGCGGCCTTTTATGCCATGCTGGAGCACTACCGGCAGATGCTGCCCTATACGCCCATCCATCAGCTGATCGGTGTGATCCTGGATGAAACCGGATTTTCCGCCTGTGTCAGCGCCATGCCGGGCGGTGAGGTGCGGACAGCCAATCTGGCAATGCTGGCGGATCGAGCCATGGTATTTGAGAGCACCAGCTACAAGGGGCTGTTTCATTTTATCCGGTACATTGACCGGATGATCCGTTTCCAGGTGGACTACGGGGAGGCCGATGCGGGAACCGAGCGGCCGGATGCTGTGGAGATCCAGAGCATCCATAAGAGCAAGGGTCTGGAATATCCGGTGGTGTTTGTCACCGGCCTGGGAAAACGGTTCAACGAGATGGATGCCAGAAGTATGGCGGCGCTGCATATGGAGGACGGCATCGGCATGGACGCCATTGATCCGGTGCGACGGCTGCGGATGCCAACCTTGAAAAAGAAGGCCATCCAGCGGCGGATGAAGGAAGAAATGCTGGGCGAGGAGCTGCGGGTGCTTTACGTGGCTATGACCCGGGCAAAGGAGAAGCTCATTCTCACCGGTGCCGTGAAGGATCGGGAAAAACGGATTCTGTCCTGGTATCGGGAGGCGGGCAATCCGGCAACGACGATCACCTATGCCACCCGTTTTTCTGCGGGCAGCTGTCTGGATCTGATCATGCCGGCGCTGCTGCGCAACCAGTGCTGTGAGGAATTGCTGAAAGAGGCTGATCTGTGGCCGCCCTTTGGCCATGCACTCTACCGGGCGGATACCAGAACCCGGGTATATTGGGTAGAGCCCTTTTCTCTGGCCAGTCAGTCGGTGAAAAGGGAGCTGACCCGTCAGGATCGGACGAAACGGTGGGAAGCACTGCTGGGGCAGGAAGCAGCTGACAGCACATTATCCCCGGAGGCCCGGGCGGTGCGGGATCATCTGCGGGAGCTGCTGGATACGCCTTATCCCTGGGAAGCCCAGACACATCTGCCGGTGAAGCTGTCGGTATCGGAGCTGAAACGGCAGAAGCGGCTGCTGGAGGATGTGGAGCAGGAGGAGCTTTACCAGGAAGAGACGGTTATTCCGCTGATCCCCCGGTTTTTGCAGGAGCAGGAGGAAACGTCCGGAGCCCTGCGGGGAGACGCCTACCATCATCTCATGGAGCGGCTGGATTTTGGCACGGTGGAGCCAGAGGCCCGGGCCGTGCAGCAGGCAGCGGAGCAGTATATCGCGGCTGGTGTATACACGGCGGAGGAATATGCGCTGGTGGAACCGGCGGACATTGCCAAAATGCTGGGAAGTCCCCTGGGCAGGCGGATGGCGGCGGCAGCCGGGCAGGGGCCTTCTGTACCGGGAGCAGCCCTTCGTGCTGGGAATCCCGGTGGCATCGACTGTCTCATCGGAAAGCCTGCACGGGAAAGCGTTGCGGACGACACAGGAAGCCGTCGGATCCACCGACGAGTGGACGCTGGTGCAGGGAATCATCGATGCCTTTTTTTACGAGGACGGGGAAATCGTCCTCATGGACTATAA
- a CDS encoding FtsX-like permease family protein gives MKKQALHKDFTMEIRRTPHRFGSIFLIVALGVAFFSGIRATEPDMRLSADAYYDHSALMDIRVLGDLGMTAGDVEAIREVEGVQSAVPEYSCDVQWKQESDVRNVRLMSLDETINRISVTEGRLPETTAECLMDQRLAQMTGTKPGDVIPLSTGDDTLLEDRISGDQVTVVGIGTTPLYLSLERGTTAIGDGALDGFLVLRPEAFTMEAYTQIAVTVEGAAAKTCYTDAYDAVVDRVQDRLEAIAEERCALRYTQVQTEAQDKLAQGEADIADAKTKLADARQELTDGEEKLADAKDTLASHEKDLADGRQKVNDARTQLADGEQQLADGWKEYEDGVAQAVDGMDALKESQQQLADARTQLENGYVQIDGGLTQIREGLGTLDAQEQAILSQELPEEQRQAALDQIAASRQALLEQQGELQQQRAQLDTQETFLAEKEAQWRQGNDEIHQALEKLRQAKATLEEKEQEQADGRQKLADAGTELSDGEKKLADAKEELADAERELADGQQKFAEKSQNAEKDIADGEQKLADAREALEDLEVPEWYVLDRNTLETYVEYGQNADRIGAIGKVFPVIFFLVAALVSLTTMTRMVEEQRTQIGTMKALGYERTDIAEKYVCYALLASVLGSMLGCVVGQKLLPAVIIQAYKIMYNNLPDVLTPMNPGYSLLASLLAVACTVLAALSACWRELRSVPAVLMRPEPPKAGKRVLLERVGWLWRRLNFSQKSTVRNLMRYKKRFFMTIFGIGGCMALLLVGFGIRDSLVCIGDVEFGQIRKYDAVLTLEKDCSDAAVEKLEGQLGQDARITGMMRAEEKAIDVSSEAAQTERSAYLIVPADQKQLGDFITLRQRTDGTAISLSEEGIVITEKLAKLLHVQVGQTVFLKEDDTSRHAVKVTGITENYFMHYMYMSPALYESVYGNQPDFQEIFLDTTSSEAAFEDVLRTDYMQEEAVAAVSFLSGTSERVRDMLRSMDTLIYVLVISAGLLAFVVLFNLNHINITERRRELATLRVLGFYEEEVSRYVFRENVVLTVIGAGVGAGLGVLLHRFVIMTAEIDTMMFGRQIAGLSFVYSILLTFLFSGIVNVGMHVTLKKINMVESLKSVE, from the coding sequence ATGAAAAAACAGGCACTTCATAAGGATTTTACGATGGAAATACGCCGGACGCCGCACCGGTTTGGTTCTATTTTTCTCATTGTGGCGCTGGGCGTGGCGTTCTTTTCCGGCATCCGGGCCACGGAGCCGGATATGCGGCTCAGTGCGGATGCTTATTATGATCATTCGGCACTGATGGATATCCGGGTGCTGGGAGACCTGGGGATGACAGCCGGGGATGTGGAAGCTATCCGTGAGGTGGAAGGCGTGCAGTCGGCGGTGCCGGAGTACAGCTGTGATGTACAGTGGAAGCAGGAGAGTGATGTACGCAATGTGCGGCTCATGTCGCTGGATGAGACGATCAACCGGATTTCGGTGACGGAGGGGCGGCTTCCGGAAACGACAGCAGAATGTCTGATGGATCAGCGGCTGGCCCAGATGACCGGAACAAAGCCGGGGGATGTGATTCCGCTGAGCACCGGGGATGATACGTTACTGGAGGATCGGATTTCCGGGGATCAGGTGACAGTGGTGGGGATTGGTACAACGCCTCTGTACCTGTCACTGGAGCGGGGGACAACTGCCATCGGCGACGGGGCGCTGGACGGGTTTCTTGTGTTGCGGCCGGAGGCATTTACCATGGAGGCTTATACCCAGATCGCCGTGACGGTGGAAGGTGCTGCTGCAAAAACGTGCTACACAGACGCCTATGATGCGGTGGTGGATCGGGTGCAGGATCGGCTGGAGGCCATTGCAGAGGAACGCTGTGCCCTTCGCTATACCCAGGTGCAGACAGAGGCGCAGGATAAGCTCGCCCAGGGAGAAGCGGATATCGCAGACGCAAAGACGAAGCTTGCGGATGCCAGACAGGAGCTGACAGACGGGGAGGAGAAGCTGGCAGACGCAAAGGATACGCTGGCCTCCCATGAGAAGGATCTGGCAGATGGCAGGCAGAAGGTGAACGATGCCCGGACGCAGCTGGCGGACGGAGAGCAGCAGCTGGCGGATGGATGGAAAGAATATGAGGACGGTGTTGCCCAGGCGGTGGACGGGATGGATGCGCTGAAAGAAAGCCAGCAGCAGCTGGCAGATGCGCGAACGCAGCTGGAAAACGGGTATGTGCAGATTGACGGCGGACTTACGCAGATCCGGGAAGGCCTGGGGACACTGGATGCCCAGGAGCAGGCGATCCTCTCCCAGGAGTTGCCGGAAGAGCAGAGGCAGGCAGCCCTGGATCAGATCGCGGCAAGCAGGCAGGCGCTCCTGGAACAGCAGGGGGAACTGCAGCAGCAGCGGGCCCAGCTGGATACCCAGGAGACATTCCTGGCAGAGAAAGAAGCTCAGTGGAGACAGGGAAATGATGAAATCCACCAGGCACTGGAGAAACTGCGGCAGGCAAAGGCAACGCTGGAGGAGAAGGAGCAGGAGCAGGCAGACGGCAGGCAAAAGCTCGCGGATGCCGGAACAGAGTTGTCTGACGGGGAGAAGAAGCTTGCGGATGCCAAAGAAGAACTGGCCGATGCAGAGCGGGAGCTGGCGGACGGACAGCAGAAATTTGCAGAGAAAAGCCAGAATGCGGAAAAGGATATCGCAGACGGAGAGCAGAAGCTGGCCGATGCCCGGGAGGCATTGGAAGATCTGGAGGTGCCCGAGTGGTATGTGCTGGATCGCAATACGTTGGAAACCTATGTGGAATATGGGCAGAACGCAGACCGGATCGGTGCCATTGGCAAGGTATTTCCGGTGATTTTCTTCCTGGTGGCCGCGCTGGTGAGCCTGACGACCATGACGAGAATGGTGGAGGAACAGCGGACGCAGATCGGAACCATGAAGGCATTGGGATATGAGCGGACGGATATCGCCGAAAAATATGTCTGCTATGCGCTTCTGGCCAGTGTGCTGGGAAGTATGCTGGGCTGTGTGGTGGGCCAGAAGCTGCTTCCTGCGGTAATCATTCAGGCCTATAAAATCATGTATAACAATCTGCCGGACGTGCTGACACCTATGAATCCAGGATATTCCCTGCTGGCTTCTTTGCTGGCAGTGGCCTGTACGGTGCTGGCCGCACTGTCTGCCTGCTGGCGGGAGCTTCGCAGTGTTCCGGCAGTGCTCATGCGGCCGGAACCGCCAAAAGCCGGAAAAAGGGTGTTGCTGGAGCGGGTCGGCTGGCTGTGGAGGCGGCTGAATTTCAGCCAGAAGTCCACGGTGCGCAATCTTATGCGGTACAAAAAGCGGTTTTTCATGACAATCTTCGGCATTGGCGGCTGTATGGCATTGCTGCTGGTAGGCTTTGGCATTCGGGATTCGCTGGTGTGTATCGGGGACGTGGAATTCGGACAGATCCGAAAGTATGATGCCGTGCTCACCCTGGAGAAGGATTGTTCTGATGCGGCTGTGGAGAAGCTGGAAGGGCAGCTGGGGCAGGATGCGCGGATCACCGGGATGATGCGGGCGGAAGAAAAAGCGATCGATGTGAGCAGTGAGGCGGCACAGACAGAGCGGTCAGCCTACCTGATCGTGCCGGCGGATCAGAAGCAGCTGGGGGATTTTATCACCCTGCGGCAGCGGACGGACGGGACGGCCATTTCCCTGTCGGAGGAGGGCATTGTCATTACGGAGAAGCTGGCCAAATTGCTGCATGTGCAGGTGGGGCAGACGGTGTTCCTGAAAGAGGACGATACGAGCCGACATGCGGTGAAGGTCACCGGTATCACAGAAAATTATTTTATGCATTATATGTACATGAGTCCGGCGCTGTATGAATCCGTCTACGGGAACCAGCCGGATTTTCAGGAGATCTTCCTGGACACCACTTCCTCGGAAGCTGCTTTTGAGGATGTCCTGCGCACCGATTATATGCAGGAGGAAGCGGTGGCGGCGGTTTCCTTCTTAAGCGGAACGAGCGAGCGGGTGCGGGATATGCTGCGCAGCATGGATACGCTGATCTATGTGCTGGTGATTTCCGCAGGGCTCCTGGCATTTGTCGTTCTGTTTAACTTGAACCATATCAACATCACCGAGCGGCGGCGGGAGCTGGCAACCTTGCGGGTACTGGGCTTTTATGAGGAAGAGGTGTCCAGGTATGTATTCCGGGAAAATGTGGTGCTCACGGTCATCGGCGCCGGGGTGGGCGCCGGACTGGGCGTGCTTCTGCACCGGTTTGTCATTATGACGGCGGAGATCGATACGATGATGTTCGGGCGGCAGATCGCAGGCCTTAGCTTTGTATACAGTATTTTGCTGACATTTTTGTTTTCCGGCATTGTCAATGTGGGAATGCATGTTACACTGAAGAAGATTAATATGGTAGAATCACTGAAAAGTGTGGAGTAA